The nucleotide window AATACCTTAGCAAATGAGCTCAGGATGGCGATAGGACGGTAATTTTCGGCTCGCGACTTTTCACCCGACTTTAGGATTGGTGTCACTCTCGAAGTTTTCCAACTATGAGGATAGGTACCAGACTTGAGCGCCAGATTGAATACATGGGCTAGAGGACCCAAAAGTTGAGATTTAAAGGCCTTAATTATGAACGCGGGCACATTGTCCGGTCCAAGCGCACACTTCGGTTTTAGTTTATCAACTCCGAGTCCCACCTCACACTCAGAAAACCCAGAAATGCTTATGAGACGATCGCTGCCAGTGGCTCCTGCTAATACGGCGCTTAGCTTTGGCTCGCATGAGAGGAATACACTACTGAAGTAGTCCGCAAAGGCCCCCGCCGCTGCTGGCCCACTAAACATCCGGTCCCCGCAAATAATACTGGACTCAAATCCGCCTTTGTTACGTAGGTTCGACACATGTTGCCAAAAGGATTTAGGGTTCGTTTTTAGGCGTCGCTGAATATCATGAATATAGGCATCATACGCTGCGGAAACTCTTCTTTTTATATCAGCCCTAAGTTCACTATACAGACTATATACGTACGAGTCACCGGTGACTTTCCACTGCTTGTGCAAATCACCTTTCCTCTTTAAGTCCTTGATTATGTCTGCGGAGAACCAGGTTGGATATACTCTGGTAGTTTTCCTACTACGACTCTTTTTGGGAACGCATGCATCGAAACAGTTGTACAATAAAGCATACAAACGCTCAACCGCCCCGTCTACGCATTTTTCAGCCAGCACGGCACTCCAATCAACCTTGGTGACTCGGTCGTACAACATGGGAAAGTCGGCCTTTGCAAAATTCCAGTCTGTGATCGGGTTGATGTTACTTGGCTCGACCACGGTAGCCCTTCCGGGTTGCGCCGGGGTGACAACGATTTCAAGTGGGGGATGGTAAACATCAGCATGCTCTACTAAGCCTTCAGATGCTGCGCAAACACTCACAGCTCCTACACATTCCGAAACTAGTACTACGTCCAACTTACTTCCCTTACCATTAACTATGTCATTATACTCAGATAAGttacaaaatgtcaaaaaatagttaaaataattatttacattcaAAGTAGCACTATTTAAATTGAGATCCCCTAGTATTACAATATTGTTATTTGCCTTGCCTCACTCCTCtttcaattttaatatgatCTCCTCTTGTTTCCAGTTTAACTCTGCTTGTGCTATGTGAGTATATGTGTTTGATGATATTTATGTATTTCTCTTCTACTCCTGACATTTTCAGTGCATTCCAGATTGAGTTATGGCTGATGCTGTCGAAGGCTTTGCTGTAGTGTCGCAGGCCCTCATGTCTTTTGCCCTGGTATCTGCCCATCTCATcttcggtcttcctcttcctctggacccagcaatgttcagatccatagcaacattcccgatgtaatcaggaggtcttcttttcacgtgtccaaaccatctcagtcGACTCTCTTGTAGCTTATCGGCGATATCACGTACTCCGAGGCTACCGCGAACGTGCTCGTTGTATGTAATCTATGTATACTTTAACTAATTATAAACATGTCAGGCTAATCTAGTATTTccagaaagcgccatctatcctgTCTTTTACATGACTTATGGatgtttactatttatttaagtattattgtTGTGTAATACCCATAATCCCCGCCTACTTGAGCTTACTGTAAAACCaggtttttgtatatttatttagttctatTTTACCTTCTTACCTAGgattcatccattaattacgtcacacgaatttcgaggttttttgacccctccccctcgTTACaattggtcacatttggcaaaccccacCCCCCCTGGTGTGTCGTCAcatttttttcaatgaaatcggcaaatcgaattaagtattattaatattttatcaaaatttttttgacaaaagaaatattagtagttttatgacccaaaacagattaggaaacaaaattaaacgattaaaaacgattatcgttccaaaaacttgttatttaactgtacagcgaataaaatagtttaaataaattaatgtgacatcacaaagtttgtgactcccccctccccctgtCACAACATGTcgcattttcttgaccccctcctgccctaaacgtgtgatgtaaaattaatggatgaccccctaCGCTGCTATTTGTTTTATCACATTTCATTAAATTTGTCTGTACATTAGGCCTTACAAGGTTGTAAAACGTTACATATCACCACACAGGAAGACCTCTGCGAAAGCATCGCTGCCATCCTGGATCTGTTTCCGACGGAGCAGCTCTCCAACGCCATGCTGCTTGCCAAGGCAGGCTTCAAGATGTTGGCCACGGAGTGGTTTGGGATAGATCAACACAGGATCGATAAATTTCTTATGGTGAGTACCttcagtctggcaaaaaagagtagaaatgtgacccgggtatgtccttaaactacgtccaaaagagaggtatgggcactgtgaatgacatctcgctttgtggtagggcacaggacagcggatgtcattccagatgtagagcagagcccaactggggaggtacctccaccttacagaaaaccgcagtcaaatatcactagaccctactaatagtgttgtgttcctgccggtgagtaaggttgccagagctcgagggagaggagtgttagggtcggcaacgcgcatataactcctctggagttgcaggcgtacataggctatggagactgcttaacatcaggcgggtcgtatgcttgtttgccactgacgtagtataaaaaaaaattaaactaatttatcATGCTGTGGAGAGACCCACTTTTTAAAGCATAATTGGAACCCTTGTACAAGTATTGAAATGTAGAGGCCACTTAGTAgttagtatagtatgaattatctcaaatgattttttcgcccaaactgtacgttaaaaaaaataaaaaataaaattgccttttaaacaggcgtgatccttttcactgatgagaaatgaggtagccaccgcagcgcacaaaagaaacaatgctgTTTGTTTAACAGCTTAGGGTTTaagcgaaaaaatcatttgagataatGCGTACTATACGTATGTGTTAACGTAATATTGCAGTTTTAAAGTTAATATTAGGTTTTGTCCAAATGGAAAGGAGCATTCTCAGTATAAAACTAAAGGACAAGGTTAACAGCAAAGACATACGATCCAAAACAAACATCAGAGATGCCCTCGAGTTTGTGctaaaaccagggaccggacaaccctttccgcgataaaaccctttcaatgggcgacacttaaacacggctaacacactgaaagactttcccttttgaactgcaagcccattcatacccttacctttgactaacccttaccgaaaagctaaccaaaaataaggctagcccttaataagggttacccttatctttaagcgctttttataaaggtttccctttgcgtgaaagagacaggattagtatatatctacggtagtgtatgaaaaggaaagaaaatacgtgcctagtcaaagaacgccgccgtcgccgccgacgatcgctcggattcgaagtaatgtgtgctttatgaacaaggtagacgacttaaattagcacgcttatatactaaaatggaagccctttataaggctaacccttataagcaatatgcaaggtgttggtgagcggatgataagggttttgtaagggtattgggctaccgattactcaaatgtggtagttttatataagggtttttaaaagcaaaacaaagggtttcgtctggaaAAGGGTATGGTGacttaagccttatgcaatacccttataaaaccccgataagggatagcgggccggtccctggctaAAACAGAAATGGAGATGGGCCGGCCACATAGGAAGATTGACAGATGACAGTGGGACCAACAAAGTCACAAAGTGGCCAGGACCCCACGGCAAAAGGAAGGCGGGAAAACCCATAACAAGGTGGTCCAAGGATATTATAGCCAGAgccggagaaaattggctaatcaaggcaaaagaccgagaaaggtggaaagatatggaggaggcctatacccaacaggggtccttaaaatagtaaaaatggaaaacaataatattagaaaacttttttttttatcatgtaaaactatttaaggaaaaataaaggcttaaataaataaataaaattgtccaAAGATTTTATTCCCATTTTCTCGAAATTGCCTTATAGGTAGGCTAGGATGTCaatcacagatttaatatatacgctggatgacgcaaatatcacgatttgtattgaaaccaagcgtgccgactttttcatacaaaatttacgcataatataattttaaaattacttaactgTGATAGGTAATATGTCCTTGCCTTCGGATGCTCGctatttttgggctgttgcagttaattgtcacgcaacgaagcattttttaagttttcacggacgtccggctgcaacaactgactcgcgtggactgtaaagagcgacggtcaacctcgacgtttggtcggggttcggacactaTATCTGTGATGTCAATGCTCTATAAGTGTTTAGTACTTACGTATTTTCAGTTGGTTCGTCGCTACCTCCGCGGCGCCCTGCGCTGTGTGCACCGCAGTGGTTGGAGTGAGGACGCCTGCAACCAGTTCGCCAACATGCTCTCTGGCAAGGATGGTGAGTAATAGAAGCCTATAGAATAGTTTGGGAATGCTGGGAAGAAGGCTTAGGTGTTATTTTTTGCTAAGGTTTTGTgaaacccgtgcgaagccggggcaggtcACTAGTGTGCATATAGAAGTGTGTTTGTTCTCCATTTTGTAGTTCTTAAACCACAAGATGAAGATGACCTGTGTTTTAATCTAACTTGAACCAGGTGTGACTCACTCctcgatttcgtcgcgccgctacaagtacatgcggccgcccccaattctggtgtctagccatagtgattgccgcgcaccgctacggaacggacgcctgttcgcgtttgcgccacctagcggtcatatctgtcgtaattgGCCCCTTTTTTTTAGAGAGTTAATTttttgtacctagtactattatttattctgtgcttgaACGCATTATTTCCAGGATTGCTGGCGTTGAAAACGCCCCTGTACGCGCGCAACGCCAACTCGCTGGTCATACACATCGCTGATTGTTATCTGGAAGAGATCTCCAAGGTAGGATTACTTTAACACTTACCTCTAAGAAGCTCTTATTTCATTAATTGTGTGTGTCgtcttcaagcaaaaggtaccactgtGTCGCTTGCCATAACGACGCCCTGACAGGTTATTGgtactagcaaatttcgtccttatggtaagcgacaatgtggtacctttttacttgaaaacgtcacaattaataACCCGTTCtgattatttatacatttttagggttccgtacttcaaacGGAAGAAAATGGAACCCTttcataggatcactcgtgtgtctaTGTGTCTACACGTCTGTCACAGCCattggggttggcaactgtcaaaggtttgcagagatggcgccatcatagcttgcccctttttctatgagatttggcttaaagggctggcatccagggcatgacacaattctagggattgacagggcaagctatgctggtgccatctgctaaacacttcgaccggccaaccccatttcctCCGAAACTAACTGGaccgattgagttgaaatttggtagatTTAAGTGACGTGACGAGATTGATCCTTAGTTGgtcttaaataaatgaaatttattattatttgtgccattctcaaccaaaaggtaccacatagtcgctttcaataaggttgatttcaaattgaagctatatggaaatagcgccttattgacaaccgacaataagtacccttttgattgagaatggcacatattattaaaacttacgGCAGCCTTTTTTTGGgggacaaaataaaaaaaataaaaatatatcgtgAGACGTGCGTGAGATATATCAACTGAGAGGGCTTCttgtggccggtttttttgtacaattgttttgtacaataaacatgGAAATAGCTTTATTTtacctcgtgagtctaaatgtgcattaaaatgtacatattcgttgcaatctaatttgaacctttcatgaaacaaataaagtaacatttcttttgtttcactgcgttgtaaaacaaacgaaattcgtttgaatttacttatataataagttttgaattaaaaattgaaaaactttctatggctttctttctttctttttctttctttctattttctttctttctatctTTTACTTTCTTTTCTTACgaggttaatattttttttttgttgactaGGTGTCATCTGGAGAAATATCCCCGGAGTCCCTGGTTATCCTACTTCGGCCGTTCATAGCGTACCTGAGCCAAGGGTCTGCCACAGCCATATGCATCGCTTCGAGGAGGGTACTGACTGAGTTGCTCAAACACGGAGACCCAGAGGTGAGATACTAGGTCACTCACTATCAGTCACTCACCGATAACCATCGACATTAACAATCAGAGGTCACTCATGTTCTTGGGAATGGTCATTCATACGGTCACTCACACGTACTGAGGTAACATCGTCCGTGGGCTATCTATATGTATCGCTTCGAGGAGGGTGACTGAGCTGCTCAAACACGGAGACCCAGAGGTGAGATAGCAGGTCACTCACCGATAACCATCGACATTAACAATCATCCACCGTGCTGCTTCGGTCACTCATAGGGTAACGCACATTTACACGACAGGTCACTCACGTTATTGTGAATGGTCGTTCATACGGTCATTCACAAGTACTGAGGTAACATCGTCCGTGGGCTATCTATATGCATCTTGAGCTGCTCAAACACGGAGACCCAGAGGTAAGATAGCAGGTCACTCACCGATAACCATCGACATTAACAATCATCCACTTAGCTGCTTCGGTCACTCACAGAGTAACGCACATTTACACGACAGGTCACTCACGTTCTTGTGTGTGGTCGTTCATACGGTTACTTACACGTACTGAGGTAACAGCGTCCGTGGGCTATCTATATGCATCGCTTCGAGGAGGGTGACTGAGCCGCTCAAACACGGAGACCCAGAGGTAAGATAGCAGGTCACTCACCAATAACCATCGACATTAACAATCTCCCATTTAGGTGCTTCGATCACTCAGAGGGTAACGCACATTTACACGACAGGTCACTCATGTTTTTGTGAATGGTCATTCATACGGTCACTCACACGTACTGAGGTAACAGCGTCCGTGGGCTATCTATATGTATCGCTTCGAGGAGGGTACTTGAGCTGCTCAAACGCGGAGACCCAGAGGTAAGATACCAGGTCACTCACCGATAACCATCGACATTAACAATCATCCACCTAGCTGCTTCGGTCACTCACAGAGTAATGCACATTTACACGACAGGTCACTCACGTTCTTGTGTGTGGTCGTTCATACGGTTACTTACACGTACTGAGGTAACAGCGTCCGTGGGCTATCTATATGCATCACTTCGAGGAGGGTGACTGGGCTTCTCAAACACGGAGACTCAGTGGTGAGATACCAGGTCACTCACCGATAACTATCGACATTAACAATCATCCACCTAGCTGCTTCGGTCACTCATAGGGTAACGCACATTTACACGACAGGTCACTCACGTTCTTGTGAATGGTCATTCATACGGTCACTCACACGTAGTGAACAGCGTCCGTGGGCTATCTATATGCATCGCTTGAGCTGCTCAAACACGGAGACCCAGAGGTGAGATACCAGGTCACACACTAACAGTATGAGGATACCCTTTTTTTAAGCggggaaaatgcttttcgcttaccacccaggcgcggggaagggcctgggatggttatgtgtgtcccgtataggctcatgggacaaacggtttacccactaaaaccCCTCTTGGCTGTCTCAGGGCTATaaggcgaggccacaggaacactGGAGCTCTGCCGCAGCCTCGCCAGCGGCTGTCCGGACTCCGGATCCAACTCTGGAGTATGAGGATACCCTACAAATGTTATTTTGTTCCAATATTTCTCTTACCCTTTTTAACCTTACAATTATTCGGAGATGCTACGAATAATCGATTGCGTATTGAGATTAATTgtgtaaatatcttttttttaggACGCAGAGGACGCTgacgaagatgatgatgatgatgaacaggATTCAGATGAAGAAGATATTGCAGATGAAGATAACggagatgatgatgaagaaGTGACGACTAATGGGTAAATATTCTAATTTTCCTTTTAGGATTGTGTTAGATTGGTCAAGGCTGAATTGTgaatgtgtgtgttgtgtgtataTGTTTTACAACTAGTATTTTCCTCGGGTctttattgtttcccatatagttttgagtcataatgtattgtttgtccacattttcgttagtcataatttggtttttctcaggaatgcgtaacttttcaggattgtcataaaacaaatctaacctaacctatctataggataacctgaggaaaatcctgaaaagttaacggtttcaaaattatgactattgattatatgacaatcattacattatgactttcaataattatgtcaaacaaagggaccttattttcCTCACATCGATGTGGggaatttttttgtgtttgtttcggTAGCAAAGCATCCCCgggccttgaaaccctcgcaacgctcaagattcaatttttttaatcacTCGCTATGTTTGCAGTTCAATTTCGGAATCTTTCGCACggtcgggtatcaatattagcacgagttttaaacaaaacttttccagcatttttagggttccgtacccaaaggtccGCTCCCCACCAAAGCAAAGCAAAggcactccgctgtccgtccgtccgtttatcatcaggctgtatctcatgaaccgtgatagctagacagttgaaattttcacagatgatgtatttctgttgccgctataacaacaaatactaaaaacagaagaaaataaatatttaagtggggttcccatacaacatgatttttttgccgttttttgcgtaatggtacggaacccttcctgtgcgagtccgactcgcacttgtccggttttttgaatatatatttttgtgtagagTCCTGGACCCCCGCGCGGGCCGCGTGCACGtggtgctgcgcgcgctgcccgTGCCCGCCGCGGAACTCCTCGCCGCGCTCAGACTGCATTTAGCACACGCTAAGGGCGCCGGCAACCGGAGGGCAAGACGCTGTATAGAATTGCAAGTATCTCTATACCTACTCCGTTTTGTTTTTCAAATtagaaattttattaaaaaaaatgtattttttcatcCAAAATTGAATCtgagtaaagcctgaccaggaatatatgatcacgcgccatgttgcggaatttcactggaactaattttacagtacatatggtgctactttctcgcactagtgcgtaaagtgcactttttgtgcatatgtcgaaagtttaaagggccatatgtactgtaaaacgttgttcgatacacgtgcgaataggtaattcacaactcgtgtcgatttaaaacactccctgcggtcgtgttttaatttatcgccactagtttcgaatttcctctttttcgcacttgtatcaaaaataactattttcatactatactgaattGTCACCccatacatgagaatgaacagcgccctcttgacaatgatcatatattactggtaaGGCTTTAACTTTGCAGTAAATTATAGTGTCGTTTacatattactagcttttgcccgcgacttcgtctgcgtggactcaGTAACAGCGGCTAAAGTaaatatagcgcctggaaaaattcatatagcaataattcaatttgagcatattatgcacacaaattagcaggcacttcattaattatctcaattccaccccgcttttcactttcttaagggatgattttcgggataaaaactatcctatgtcctcaGAGATTcatcctatctctatgccaaatttcatctaaatcgattcagcggtttaagcgtgaagagagaacacacagacagaaaaacagacagacagactttcgcatttatgaat belongs to Cydia strobilella chromosome 27, ilCydStro3.1, whole genome shotgun sequence and includes:
- the LOC134753646 gene encoding ribosomal RNA processing protein 1 homolog isoform X2, whose protein sequence is MKVTDNSNEKKRKIKKKPIDKTKKQQVLVIAQEIKFARLLSGNEKKTRDRVLRALKKWLVNCFEKNYEFKEDDFTRVWKGLFYAVWMSDKPLVQEDLCESIAAILDLFPTEQLSNAMLLAKAGFKMLATEWFGIDQHRIDKFLMLVRRYLRGALRCVHRSGWSEDACNQFANMLSGKDGLLALKTPLYARNANSLVIHIADCYLEEISKVSSGEISPESLVILLRPFIAYLSQGSATAICIASRRVLTELLKHGDPEDAEDADEDDDDDEQDSDEEDIADEDNGDDDEEVTTNGVLDPRAGRVHVVLRALPVPAAELLAALRLHLAHAKGAGNRRARRCIELLEQFSSGTHPYAPPSPSPTIDVGPSIKPTKAAKALRALEKKLVANGDELALRGLSRKHRKRLLAKSRAGLSIVEDVQTNKQKPNTSNGDWQVEETGEVIKNKTKRKRAHKENETGPKIKKQKLNKLENTEIREKKVRINAKKQKNDKVRNIRF